In one Brienomyrus brachyistius isolate T26 chromosome 5, BBRACH_0.4, whole genome shotgun sequence genomic region, the following are encoded:
- the LOC125742282 gene encoding TLC domain-containing protein 4-B-like isoform X1: protein MEMRELSVVVGSFVGFQLLFSVASPRLSPALAAGYSRLPSAKRPEWNSRLVSTVHALIVGLFCLYILWFDGAVNEDPVWGDPTLVKLNVAITCGYLLYDLLLLACNWSTMGDGFFVCHHLAALYAYGYVLNRGVLPYFANFRLISELSTPFVNQRWFFEVLSIPRTNRLVVTNGVMMTLVFFLVRIAVIPSYYTRVVATFGTPAFVRLGMGPQVAWIVSSVCLDILNTIWMYRIARGCYRVLTGRGRGGKGGPDIKQNHSSDLNNHTD from the exons ATGGAGATGAGAGAGCTGAGCGTGGTGGTCGGCAGCTTCGTGGGCTTCCAGCTGCTCTTCTCTGTGGCCAGTCCCCGGCTCTCACCGGCCTTGGCCGCTGGCTACAGCCGCCTGCCGTCCGCCAAGCGTCCCGAGTGGAACTCCAG GCTGGTGTCCACTGTCCACGCCCTCATCGTAGGCCTCTTCTGCCTCTACATCCTGTGGTTCGATGGTGCCGTCAATGAAGACCCCGTGTG GGGTGACCCCACGCTGGTCAAGCTCAATGTGGCAATAACATGCGGCTACCTTCTGTATG ACCTCCTGCTACTGGCCTGCAACTGGAGCACCATGGGAGACGGATTTTTCGTGTGCCACCACCTAGCTGCGCTCTACGCTTATGGATACGTCTTG AACCGCGGAGTGCTGCCGTATTTCGCCAACTTCCGCCTCATTTCGGAGCTGTCAACTCCGTTTgtcaaccagag ATGGTTTTTCGAGGTCCTCTCCATCCCGCGCACCAACCGCCTGGTGGTGACCAACGGTGTTATGATGACGCTGGTCTTCTTCCTGGTCCGCATCGCCGTCATCCCCTCCTACTATACCCGGGTGGTGGCCACCTTCGGGACCCCCGCATTCGTGCGCTTGGGAATGGGACCCCAGGTGGCTTGGATCGTCTCCAGCGTCTGCTTGGACATTCTGAACACCATCTGGATGTACAGGATCGCCAGGGGCTGCTACAGGGTCCTGACAGGGCGGGGCAGGGGGGGCAAAGGTGGCCCTGACATCAAGCAAAACCATAGCAGTGACCTCAATAATCACACAGACTGA
- the LOC125742282 gene encoding TLC domain-containing protein 4-B-like isoform X2: MGDGFFVCHHLAALYAYGYVLNRGVLPYFANFRLISELSTPFVNQRWFFEVLSIPRTNRLVVTNGVMMTLVFFLVRIAVIPSYYTRVVATFGTPAFVRLGMGPQVAWIVSSVCLDILNTIWMYRIARGCYRVLTGRGRGGKGGPDIKQNHSSDLNNHTD; encoded by the exons ATGGGAGACGGATTTTTCGTGTGCCACCACCTAGCTGCGCTCTACGCTTATGGATACGTCTTG AACCGCGGAGTGCTGCCGTATTTCGCCAACTTCCGCCTCATTTCGGAGCTGTCAACTCCGTTTgtcaaccagag ATGGTTTTTCGAGGTCCTCTCCATCCCGCGCACCAACCGCCTGGTGGTGACCAACGGTGTTATGATGACGCTGGTCTTCTTCCTGGTCCGCATCGCCGTCATCCCCTCCTACTATACCCGGGTGGTGGCCACCTTCGGGACCCCCGCATTCGTGCGCTTGGGAATGGGACCCCAGGTGGCTTGGATCGTCTCCAGCGTCTGCTTGGACATTCTGAACACCATCTGGATGTACAGGATCGCCAGGGGCTGCTACAGGGTCCTGACAGGGCGGGGCAGGGGGGGCAAAGGTGGCCCTGACATCAAGCAAAACCATAGCAGTGACCTCAATAATCACACAGACTGA